In Clostridium sp. DL-VIII, the following proteins share a genomic window:
- a CDS encoding Cof-type HAD-IIB family hydrolase, with protein sequence MIKLIASDMDGTLIGLNGKISKENIEAIKLAQRNGIKFAIATGRAYDDVKPILDKYDVKCECVVLNGGEYKDVSGKTVAGIYISKNKTIEILKVLSKYDNLSVEIYTDNGYYTTSSREKTLNGMIKRTKTMHSYLTDPDEIYKYAVNSPHFVKMNYITNLDEFLDADIKIGKLVSFAESIDEINVLKEELNKLDGLAVSSSFITNIEINHINATKGSILAKVAEGIDIKKEEVAILGDSSNDYSMFVEFPNSFAMENAIPEIKQAAKYITASNIEHGVAKAIYKILDMQSGN encoded by the coding sequence ATGATAAAATTAATTGCATCTGATATGGACGGGACCTTGATAGGTCTTAATGGAAAGATATCAAAAGAAAATATTGAAGCTATAAAACTAGCTCAGAGAAATGGAATAAAGTTTGCCATTGCAACTGGCAGAGCTTATGATGATGTTAAGCCAATTTTGGATAAATATGATGTAAAATGCGAATGCGTTGTATTAAACGGTGGAGAATACAAAGATGTTTCCGGTAAAACTGTTGCTGGAATCTATATTTCTAAAAACAAGACTATAGAGATTTTAAAGGTACTATCAAAGTATGATAACTTATCAGTAGAGATATACACTGACAATGGATACTATACAACAAGCTCTAGAGAGAAAACATTAAATGGAATGATAAAAAGAACAAAGACTATGCACTCATATCTAACAGATCCAGATGAAATTTACAAATATGCTGTAAATAGTCCTCATTTTGTAAAGATGAATTACATAACAAATTTAGATGAATTTTTAGACGCTGATATTAAAATAGGTAAGCTAGTTTCTTTTGCTGAATCTATAGATGAAATAAATGTTCTAAAAGAAGAGTTGAACAAATTAGATGGACTAGCTGTATCCTCAAGCTTTATTACTAATATTGAAATCAACCATATTAATGCAACAAAAGGAAGCATCTTAGCAAAGGTTGCAGAAGGAATTGATATAAAGAAAGAAGAAGTAGCTATTTTAGGAGATAGTTCGAATGATTATTCTATGTTTGTTGAATTTCCAAATTCCTTTGCTATGGAAAATGCTATTCCAGAAATAAAACAAGCTGCGAAATATATAACTGCAAGTAACATAGAACACGGTGTAGCAAAAGCAATCTACAAAATACTAGACATGCAAAGTGGTAACTAA